In Glycine max cultivar Williams 82 chromosome 7, Glycine_max_v4.0, whole genome shotgun sequence, a single window of DNA contains:
- the LOC100791882 gene encoding glycosyltransferase BC10: MKNNNKEQQGKGAASYLKLFNAQIDLLNFFSHGLVFGIGLLIGITLTFFLKNLSFINFQIQQFSLSSNSLMKPPPSLSPSPPYSFNISLLTSNNQTKNKFQYFEGLVSNSRLRNDQTKPSSSNSSSIIKKRVMNFTRVGLREFLKPPMAMHDMSDEELLWRASMVPMVHKLPFKQTPKIAFMFLTKGPVLLAPLWQRFFKGNEGLYSMYVHSYPSFNETVPESSVFHGRNIPSQEVRWGENSMIEAERRLLANALVDFTNQRFVLLSESCIPLFNFSTIYTYLMNSTKTFVEAYDLPGEVGHGRYSPQMRPQIRLSQWRKGSQWFQIDRSLALQIVSDHQYFSVFKKYCKPSCYSDEHYLPTLVSIKFWKRNSNRTLTWVDWSRGGPHPSRYFRTDVTIEFFNKLRFGRSCEYNGRTTNICHLFARKFTPHALDRLLRFAPKIMQFN; encoded by the exons atgaagaataataataaGGAGCAACAAGGCAAAGGTGCAGCCTCATATCTGAAACTCTTCAATGCTCAAATCGACCTTCTCAATTTCTTCTCTCATGGTCTAGTTTTTGGCATTGGTTTACTCATTGGTATCACACTCACTTTCTTTCTCAAGAACTTATCCTTCATCAACTTTCAAATCCAACAATTCTCCCTCTCATCCAATAGCCTCATGAAACCACCACCTTCTTTGTCCCCCTCTCCTCCATACTCCTTCAACATTTCATTATTAACATCAAataaccaaacaaaaaataaatttcagtaCTTCGAGGGATTAGTCTCTAACTCTCGGTTAAGAAACGACCAAACCAAACCTTCTTCTTCCAATTCGTCCTCGATCATCAAAAAAAGGGTTATGAACTTCACCAGAGTAGGGTTGAGGGAATTCTTGAAGCCCCCCATGGCCATGCATGATATGAGTGATGAAGAGTTGTTGTGGAGAGCCTCCATGGTTCCTATGGTTCATAAACTCCCATTCAAACAAACCCCTAAGATTGCATTTATGTTTTTGACAAAAGGTCCTGTGCTATTGGCTCCTCTATGGCAGAGATTCTTCAAAGGAAATGAAGGGCTGTATTCTATGTACGTCCATTCCTATCCTTCTTTCAATGAAACAGTGCCTGAAAGCTCTGTGTTTCATGGCCGCAATATCCCCAGCCAG GAGGTAAGGTGGGGTGAGAATAGCATGATAGAGGCAGAGAGACGCCTACTAGCCAATGCACTTGTTGATTTCACCAACCAACGTTTTGTACTTCTCTCAGAGTCATGcattcctttgttcaatttctcCACCATCTACACTTATCTAATGAACTCAACCAAGACCTTTGTGGAAGCCTATGATCTGCCAGGTGAAGTGGGCCATGGCAGGTACAGTCCCCAAATGAGGCCTCAAATTAGGCTCTCCCAATGGAGAAAAGGGTCCCAATGGTTCCAAATAGACCGTTCTCTTGCCCTTCAAATAGTCTCTGATCACCAATATTTCTCAGTGTTCAAGAAGTATTGCAAACCTAGTTGCTATAGTGATGAGCACTACTTGCCAACTTTGGTTAGTATCAAATTTTGGAAGAGAAACTCTAATAGGACCTTGACATGGGTTGATTGGTCAAGGGGTGGACCTCATCCTTCAAGGTATTTCAGAACAGATGTTACTATTGAGTTTTTTAACAAGTTGAGGTTTGGAAGGTCGTGTGAGTACAATGGACGTACCACCAATATTTGCCATTTGTTTGCAAGGAAGTTCACACCTCATGCTTTGGATAGACTGCTGCGATTTGCTCCAAAGATCATGCAATTCAATTGA